A region from the Onthophagus taurus isolate NC chromosome 8, IU_Otau_3.0, whole genome shotgun sequence genome encodes:
- the LOC111413907 gene encoding cytokine receptor, with amino-acid sequence MWLQKIFVFTLIILSIIYGSYANDDKNGYSIPTGDLNLEYGKDEINVTCVITNEEVKEQRMRDPSSLNFTFCIGKDFVPESQIIRINETVIRYVNKSPKMMSMFLGCVYYNYSIALNSIVVGSKPHNVTDFDCIGYNLENLTCSWTPDLKALYAVKYTLTYYYNNKTQRTTECGEYTKENNKTLCVFSTRKQPYYRPSHDIIYFILNGSNFLGENIQTFEIEHYKKIKTSPPANLRVENSTVSSLYLSWDIPDNMVKTHVSLEHNITYTFNNKYFYMGKVFSTSCDSKRIYANLTDLPYAYVLYNVRVYMRLNDTDATDMWSKKAFIIHLTNGALPGAPIANRRAFYNEGLRVVIYWSQVDALYRNGANLTYIVYCKTKSYDLNVTTTNGYYELNNLNTNREHIFEIRSENHVGKSLNYSEIVIPPLYNPEMEMDSPVLKEYSETKYGLSWSPPSKGAEHLVNYTVYWCESSKRAQFHLCSNIEWATVPANETSYIIPVSRTNNIDMAISANGKRESTSMKWSQCVVRHDDNLLHKPSFVLNDATPSTTSITISWKLRCMEISKKIKNYVIEYCEVALVQTCLNPTKIIRLPMSSIKETSYTIKNLESYTTYRVGVYMEDSDGSSSLSEQTYVTTLEGRPPRPINLNITKVTNNSITFEWSLPQKPISKVIREIKVKYNNLYKNVAQAIQTGTDDSVQTQNFTLTDLLSYETYNISISACIDECSDYSDVVSARTKVGQPSRIDKVNYYSLNTSITWEKPIQPAGTIDYYELVVSLDEKPLHKDPQRVNTTMHILNKCSDTSPYGTVSYKVRAVNIGEDGEIYMGDWSKEDRQRCQKVKDYTVTIAISFALFLILIMGFVFVVFGKKCYVYIITMKDVQFQLPDGLYENKDRFPRGNELDCMKEPQGDDQFLLDDKDGIKRSGDSSGCSSGQDSAESDSGTSLGSSSDSGTEQPRTKDDDHLVEAVPLEDFSLSTSGNGPTTYCQLGYPSSHSDSKEMTPFSFPKVDIPLIIGNETPGSDISPYIRCEQVESRSINPGYVANPIPTSGYVPHTVEEKKSGYVPHPSVEKNTGYVMAAEKNSLISPSNENKGYVQVADVSNSQMLNNENLPRTNGYVSYGDVKSLPASPEMKATSAYVPHKQLDEVLNK; translated from the exons ataatAAGAATAAATGAAACTGTTATAAGGTATGTAAATAAAAGTCCTAAGATGATGAGTATGTTTTTGGGTTGTGTCTACTACAATTACTCGATTGCATTGAATAGTATAGTAGTTGGAT CTAAACCGCATAACGTCACCGACTTTGATTGTATCGGCTACAATTTGGAGAATTTAACGTGTAGTTGGACTCCGGATTTGAAAGCGCTATATGCTGTAAAGTATACGTTAAcctattattataataacaaaACGCAGCGTACAACAGAATGTGGTGAATATacgaaagaaaataataaaactttgtgCGTTTTTTCCACAAGGAAACAACCTTATTATCGACCATCGCacgatataatttattttattttgaacgGTTCAAATTTCCTTGGTGAGAATATCCAAACGTTCGAAATCgaacattataaaaaaatcaaaaccaGCCCGCCGGCTAATTTACGAGTGGAGAACTCCACGGTATCTTCGTTGTATTTGTCTTGGGATATACCGGATAATATGGTTAAAACTCACGTTTCTTTGGAACACAATATTACTTACACGttcaataacaaatatttttatatgggCAAGGTGTTTAGCACAAGCTGCGATTCGAAGCGAATTTACGCTAATTTAACCGATTTACCCTATGCTTATGTTTTGTACAACGTCAGGGTTTATATGAGATTGAACGACACCGATGCTACCGATATGTGGTCAAAAAAGGCGTTTATAATTCATTTAACAAACGGAGCAC tgccGGGTGCCCCAATCgcaaatagaagagcgttttATAACGAAGGATTACGTGTCGTTATTTATTGGAGTCAAGTGGATGCTTTGTATAGGAACGGTGCAAATTTAACTTATATCGTTTATTGTAAAACGAAAAGTTATGATTTGAATGTTACAACAACAAACGGGTACTACGAATTAAATAACTTGAATACGAATCGCGAGCACATATTTGAAATTCGTTCGGAAAATCATGTTGggaaatctttaaattattcTGAAATTGTAATACCGCCTCTATATAACCCCGAAATGGAAATGGATTCTCCTGTTTTAAAAGAGTATTCGGAGACAAAGTATGGATTATCCTGGTCACCACCATCTAAAGGGGCGGAACATTTGGTAAATTACACCGTCTATTGGTGTGAAAGCTCAAAGCGGGCACAATTTCATCTTTGCTCAAATATCGAATGGGCAACGGTACCGGCAAATGAAACCAGCTATATCATTCCGGTATCTCGCACTAATAATATCGACATGGCAATAAGTGCGAACGGTAAACGAGAGAGTACATCCATGAAATGGTCGCAATGCGTGGTACGTCACGAcgataatttattacataaacCATCGTTTGTGTTAAACGACGCAACACCATCAACTACATCAATAACTATCAGTTGGAAATTAAGATGTATGGaaataagcaaaaaaattaaaaattatgttattgAATATTGTGAAGTGGCGTTAGTACAAACATGTTTAAACCcgacaaaaataataagattacCTATGAGTAGCATTAAAGAGACGTCTTACAccattaaaaatttagaatcATATACAACATATAGAGTAGGCGTTTACATGGAAGATTCCGACGGGAGTTCTAGTCTTAGTGAACAGACGTATGTTACAACTTTAGAAGGAA gACCACCTAGACCtatcaatttaaatattacaaagGTAACAAACAATTCAATTACATTTGAGTGGTCTCTTCCACAAAAACCCATCAGTAAAGTAATTCGTGAAATTAAGGTGAAATACAACAACCTCTATAAAAATGTCGCTCAAGCCATTCAGACCGGGACTGACGATTCCGTTCAAACACAAAACTTTACCTTAACAGATTTACTAAGTTACGAAACTTATAATATATCGATTTCGGCTTGTATTGACGAATGTTCAGACTATTCAGATGTTGTTTCTGCGAGAACTAAAGTTGgac aACCGAGCCGCATCgataaagttaattattactcATTAAATACATCCATAACTTGGGAAAAACCGATACAACCTGCTGGAACTATCGATTATTACGAACTAGTAGTGAGTTTAGACGAAAAACCTTTACACAAAGATCCGCAACGCGTAAATACAACGATGCATATTCTAAATAAATGTAGTGATACCTCACCCTATGGAACCGTTTCTTATAAAGTACGTGCAGTTAACATTGGAGAAGATGGGGAAATATATATGGGAGATTGGAGTAAAGAAGATAGACAAAGATGCCAGAAAGTTAAAGATTACACTGTTACTATTGCTATTAGTTTTGCATTGTTTCTTATTTTGATTATGGGTTTCGTTTtcgtcgtttttggaaaaaa ATGTTACGTGTACATAATAACAATGAAGGATGTTCAATTCCAACTACCAGATGGTTTATATGAAAACAAAGATCGTTTTCCTCGAGGAAATGAACTAGATTGTATGAAAGAACCGCAAGGAGatgatcaatttttattagatgATAAAGATGGTATAAAACGAAGTGGGGATTCAAGTGGTTGTAGTTCAGGTCAAGATAGCGCCGAATCAGATTCCGGTACAAGTTTGGGAAGTTCGAGCGATTCCGGGACTGAACAACCTCGAACGAAAGACGACGATCATCTCGTTGAAGCTGTTCCGTTAGAAGATTTTAGTCTTTCAACGTCTGGGAATGGACCTACAACGTATTGTCAGTTGGGATATCCGAGTTCTCATTCGGATTCGAAGGAAATGACACCATTTAGTTTCCCGAAAGTTGATATCCCGCTTATTATTGGTAATGAGACGCCTGGTTCTGATATTTCGCCGTACATCCGGTGTGAGCAAGTGGAATCAAGGTCGATTAATCCGGGTTATGTGGCTAATCCGATTCCTACTTCCGGTTATGTACCGCATACCGTTGAGGAGAAAAAATCTGGTTATGTTCCTCATCCAagtgttgagaaaaatacCGGATATGTAATGGCAGCAGAAAAAAATTCGTTAATATCACCAAGCAATGAGAACAAAGGATATGTTCAAGTAGCTGATGTGAGTAACTCTCAGATGttaaataacgaaaatttaCCGAGAACTAACGGTTACGTTAGTTATGGAGATGTAAAAAGTTTGCCAGCGTCACCTGAGATGAAAGCAACCAGTGCATACGTGCCACATAAACAGTTGGATGAAGTGTTGAACAAATAG